One Aegilops tauschii subsp. strangulata cultivar AL8/78 chromosome 7, Aet v6.0, whole genome shotgun sequence genomic window carries:
- the LOC109742928 gene encoding transcription elongation factor 1 homolog, with the protein MAKRKSMRSKMASRKKPAPKLDITFCCPFCNHPDSVACAIDLKLLVASAVCYICEEAYHTTAHYLTEPVDVYHDWIDACEKANQGVELQALDSHKRQRRVGSDDDDSDA; encoded by the coding sequence ATGGCGAAGCGCAAGTCGATGAGATCCAAGATGGCGTCCAGGAAGAAACCGGCGCCCAAGCTGGACATCACCTTCTGCTGCCCCTTCTGCAACCACCCCGACAGCGTCGCCTGCGCCATCGACCTCAAGCTCTTGGTCGCCAGCGCCGTCTGCTACATCTGCGAGGAGGCCTACCACACCACGGCGCACTACCTCACCGAGCCCGTCGACGTCTACCACGACTGGATCGACGCCTGCGAGAAGGCCAACCAAGGCGTCGAACTCCAAGCCCTGGACTCCCACAAACGACAGCGGCGAGTCggcagcgacgacgacgacagcGATGCCTGA